Below is a window of Caldisericota bacterium DNA.
CCGTTGCCTTGCCACTTGGCTACGCCCCAATGCTAGTTTATTGTACAGATAAACGGAGAGTTGTCAAGAGATGAGCACTGGACACCGAAAGGAAAAATTTTAATTTTAGTAATTAAGATATAAAAGTAAAAAAAGAATTTAATTTAAAGCAAAGGAGGGCAAGCGACTTTATTCCTTTAGCAAGGAGATGACATTAAAGACGCAAATTTAATATGAAAAAAAACATAAAAATTATACCAATAGGGGGAATAGGAGAAATTGGGAAAAATTCCACTCTTTTTGAGATGGGTGGTGACCTGTTGCTTATTGATGCGGGGTTTAAGTTTCCTTCTGCCAATATGCCGGGCGTAGACTTTATTATCCCCGATTTTTCTTATCTTAAAAAGAGGAAAAAGCATCTGAAAGGAATATTGTTCACACATGGTCATATGGATCATATCGGAGGGCTTAAATATTTATTGGAAGATGTGACTCCTCCAACTATTGCTGGTTCCCAGCTGGCGCTTGGTTTAGTGAAAGGGATGATTCCAACGAGTTTAAAAAAACATCAGCATTTTAGAGAGGTAAAAAATGGGGATATTTTACAATTAGGCGCTTTCAATGTGCAATTTATAAGGATGACACACAGCATACCCGGAACTTTTGGCATTGCAATAAAAACACCATTTGGATATATATATCACACTGGAGATTATAAAATAGATAAGACCCCTGTGGATGGTAAGCCGATGGATATTAAAAGGCTTAAAGAATTGGGGAAAGAAGGGGTAATTGCTCTGTTTTCAGATAGCACAAATGCAGATGAAGAGGGATTTACCGGATCGGAATCGCTTATAGGAAAAAATTTAGTAAAGATTTTCCAGGAGGCACAAGGACGGATTATCGCAGCTTCATTTTCTACGAATATTCACAGAATACAGCAATTCGTAAATGTAGCGGAAAAATTTGAAAGAAAAGTTGTATTTGACGGGAAAAGTATTCTCGAAAGTATGCGAATAGCAAAAGAACTGGGGTATATAAAAATCCCTAAAGCTGTGGAGATAGACCAATCGGAAATTGCTGCTGTTCCAAAAAATAAACTTGTATTTATAACAACAGGTACTCAAGGGGAGCCAATGTCAGGGCTTTCAAGAATTTCTAATTCTGTCCATAAAGGATTTTCTGTAGTGGCAGGGGACTCTGTAGTTATTTCTGCTGATCCAATCCCCGGAAATGAAAGAGAAGTAGCTAACACTATTAATAGATTGTTTAAGCTAGGAGCCAATGTATATTATCGGAAGGCAGATGGAATACATTTCTCGGGACATTGCTCTCATGAAGATGTAAAATTTATGATAAACTTGTTAAAACCAAAGTATTTCGTGCCGCTACATGGAGAATACAGGCATCTTGTGGCAGCGGAAAAGATTGCAAACGAATGTGGAATAAGAAAAAAAAATGTATTTATACTTGAAAATGGTGCAGGTGTGCAAATTGTAGAGGGAAAAATGAAGCGTATTCCACGGATAAAATCCGGCGCTGTTATTATAGAAGGCAAAGTGATGATCCCCGTTAAGGACACTGAAGTAGAGTTTCCTGCTATCTCAGAGCGAAGGGAAATGGCATACAAGGGAATGGTATTTGTTGTTGTATCTATGAGTAAAGACAGCAAAATTGTAAACCCTATTTATGTAGAATCGAGAGGTATATTGTTTCCAAGAGGTAGCGAAGGAGAAATAATAAAGAACACCAAAGAAAAAATAGTTGAAACAGTTAAAAAATCTGCTAAAATAAGTGCGCAACACAACGAATTAAAAAAGCAAATTGAGAAAACGGTAAAAAGAGTTTTCAGGGAAAATGTAAGAAAAACTCCTGCCGTGTTTGTTATCACAATAAAAAAGAAATAAGCGGAAGTGGCGGAATTGGCAGACGCGCTGGGTTCAGGTCCCAGTGGGTGGTTAAAGCTCATGGGGGTTCGAGTCCCCCCTTCCGCACCAAACCTACACCTGAATTGGCAGTTTGCCCTGTAGAATTGCGTTTCACTATTAAGCTTGATATCGAATTTATTGAAAGTATTTATAAAAATGAGGTATATAAATAATAAAAAAGGGGAGCTTTTGCTCCCCTTTTTTATTAATCTATTTTTCTATAATTAACTTTCTTTTATAGAAATAACAATGTTATCTTTTACCACTATTTCCGCACCTGTAACTTTTTGCCAAAGATTATCGCCTTCTTTTATCTCTATACTTCCTTCCAGCATTGTATACGGGAAAAGGTCATCAATTTTCAGCTTATCTATTTCTGTGATTTTCCCTTTTAATTCACCCATTAATCCTTCTTGAAGCATTCTTTCCTCTTCTATGCGTGCTTTTAAGGATTCTATGTAGCTTGCATTTTTTTTACCTGCACTCTCTATAACAAGCTTAGCAAGAGACGATTTTAAACCTTTTACTTTGTTTTCAGCTGCTTCTATCTGTTTATTTAATTCCTTTTTGTAATCCTCTTTAAATTTTTCGGTTACAATTACTTTTACTAAAATATTTTGTTTAATTCGGAGCGTATTCATCGGGCTTCCCTGCCTATATTGTCATTGTTTCTTCTTTAGGCTTAGAGTTAATCTGAACGCTTGCGTTCTTCCCGATTTTGCTCGCAGCTGCTTTCACAATTACTCTAAGCGCATTTGCTGTTCTGCCCTGTTTGCCAATAACTTTGCCGATATCTTTATCAGATACTTTGACTTCATAGATGACTGCCTGGTCTCCTGCAATTTCTGTAATGACGACTTCTTCTGGTACATCAACTAATGCTTTTACGATAGTTTCAACTAATTCTTTCATTATTTACTGCCTCCCTTTTTAGATTCCATAAACTCTTTCCACACATTGCCTCTTTCCAGAATTTTTTTTACTGAATCAGTAGGCTGTGCACCTTTTTTAAGCCAGTCGAGAATACGATCTTTCTTTAACTGGATTTCTTCTTTTTCTGGAATAGGATTCCAGAACCCGACAATTTCAATAAAATTGCTATCTGTCGCGCTACGCGAATCAGTAACAATAAGCCTGTAGGCTGCCCGATGAAGTGCTCCTACTCTAGATAATTTAATTTTTACAGCCAATATAGAACCTCCTTGTAAACTCTTTTATACCAACCATTTTACCTTAATTTAAGGATTTGGTCAATACTTTTTACATTTTTTGTGCCTTGCATAAACTTTTTGAACATTGTGTAGTTTTTTAGAAACACGTTTATTTCATGATTTGTTACGCCTGATCCTTTTGCTATCCTTTTTTTTCTTGAGCCATCTATAATTTCCGGGTTTACTTTCTCTTCTTTTGTCATTCCGTTTATAATTGCTTCTGTTTTTGCAAGCATTTTTTCATCGTTTAATGTGTTTAAATTCATCCCAGGGATTACCGGCATTGATGAAAGAATACTGGAAAATCCGCCCATTTTTTTGATTGCCTCTAGTTGATTTTTGTAATCATTTAAGTCAAAAGTATCATTTTGTATTTTTTCGAATAAATCTTTGCCTTCCTCCCTGGATATTGTTTGTTCTGCTTTCTCGGCGAGTGTTGCAAGATCTCCCCTCCCTACGATTTTTGATACTACTCTTTCTGGGTGAAATATTTCGATGTCATCTATTTTTTCGCCTACTCCTATAAATTTTACGGGTTTTCCTGTCACGCCCCGAAAGGAAAGGATACTCCCACCTTTTGCGCTGCTGTCGTATTTTGTAAAGATACTACCTGTAAGTGGGATATATTGCTCAAATCCTTCTGCAATTTTAAGTGCGCCTTGTCCTATTGTACTGTCAAGCACAAGTAGAACTTCGTTTATGGTAAATGTGTTTGCTACCGTCCTTAACTCTTCCATTGTCTCTGTATCTATTTCTTTTCTTCCTGCGCTGTCTATTAACCCTATATCAAATTGATTGGTTTCCATATAAGCTAATGCTTTTTTTAATACAGGAATAGGATTGCCTGTCATTTCTTCGAATACTTCAAGGTTATTATTTTTTGCAAGTGTTATAAGTTGCTCCATTGCAGCTGGCCTTTTAAAATCAAAAGGTATAAGAAGGGGGCGTTTTCCCTGTTCTTTTAGAAATTTAGCTAATTTTGCTGCTGTTGTTGTTTTTCCGCTTCCCTGGAGGCCTATAAGCATAACGAGATTTCTTTTATTAGGTTTAATATTAAGAGGAGATGCATCACCAAGAATATTTTTAATTTCATTATAAAGAATTGTGATAATTTGTTCGGCAGGCGTAAGACTCTCTACAATATTTTGTTTCTTTGCTTCTTCTGCAACTTTATTTACAATTTCTTTTACAATTTTATAGTTTACGTCAGCTTCGAGCAGAATAACCCGTATTTCTCTTAAACTGTTTTTTATATCTTCGTTTGAGAGTTTTCCCTTGCTGCGTAATTTTTTGAAAATGTTTTGTAAATTTATTTTTAAATTGTCAAAGATAAGCAATCACTTCCTTAAATGTTTTTTTCTATTTTCTTCAGTATGTTTAACGCTTCTTCTAATGCTTTTTTCTGCTTGGGCGTTTCTTTTGCTGCTGTTTCAAGTATTTTTCTCATCTTGCTTATGTATATCGATGTTTTTCTGTTTTTTTCCATATTTCCTATTTTATTTTCGCAATTTTCCATACGCGTTAGTGCTCTTCTTACGTGATCATGCACTGCCTGTCGTGAAATGTTTAGCTTTCTTGCTATATTTGCTCCGGTTGCGTTTTTTTGTGTAAACATGGAGAGAATTTTGTTTTCCTTATCTGTAAGAAGCCCTGGATATGTTTCCATAAGCTCTCTTATGTGTATTTTTTTACGTATTTTTTTCTCTTTTGGTGTTAATATTTCTTGTTTCATTTTTACCTCCTGTTTTTAGAAATAATATACAAAAATTTAGATTTGTCAACCAGAAAGCATTTCAATAAATGCTTCTGCATTAAATTGTTCTATATCTTCCATGTTTTCGCCTGTGCAAATGAACTTTACGGGTATTCCGTATTTTTGGATAATTGGTATTATTATTCCCCCGGATGAACTGCCATCAATTTTTGTAAGTATTATGCCTGAAATGTTCACCATTGATGAGAATGTTTCGATTTGAGCAATGCCATTTTGTCCTGTATATGCGTCAAGCACAAGCAATGTTTCATCTGGTTTACGGCCAATTTTTTTTTCGATGACGCGTTCTATTTTTTGGAGTTCTTGCAGCAGGTTTTTCTTGGTTTCTACTCTCCCTGCGCTATCTATAAGCAGAATATCTATATTTTTGCTTATAGCGCTATTTAATCCATCGAACACCACTGCCCCCGGATCGCTTCCCTCTTTTTGCATTACTGCGGGGATGTTTAATTTGTTTGCCCATATTTCTAATTGCTTGGATGCTGCTGCCCTGAATGTATCTCCTGCAACTAACATTATTTTCTTGCCCTGATTTTTGTAGAGGTGTGCCAATTTTGCTATGCTTGTTGTTTTGCCTGTCCCGTTCGTGCCCACGAAGAGAAATACGGTGGGGTTGCTGTTACTGAATTGTATTTTTGAATTAGTATTATTTAAAATGATTTTTATATCTTCTTTTAAAGTTTCTTCTATATTTTTACCTGTAACCTTCTCTTCTTTGATTTTTTCAATGAAATTTTCAGTAAATTCTACGCCGAAATTGTTTTCAAGCATGAATCCTTCAATATTTTCAATGGAATTACTGTCGTTTTTCTCAAATATTTTCTTGATCGTTTTTAATAGTTTCATTTTGTAGTGCCTCTTTAGCTGCATATTCTTCTGCTTCTTTTTTAGAGATCCCTTTTCCCCGTCCTAGTATAGTTCCATCGAGCGATACTTTTGCAAAAAACATTTTATTTCTTGGTGATCCAGTTTCTTTTAC
It encodes the following:
- a CDS encoding ribonuclease J, translated to MKKNIKIIPIGGIGEIGKNSTLFEMGGDLLLIDAGFKFPSANMPGVDFIIPDFSYLKKRKKHLKGILFTHGHMDHIGGLKYLLEDVTPPTIAGSQLALGLVKGMIPTSLKKHQHFREVKNGDILQLGAFNVQFIRMTHSIPGTFGIAIKTPFGYIYHTGDYKIDKTPVDGKPMDIKRLKELGKEGVIALFSDSTNADEEGFTGSESLIGKNLVKIFQEAQGRIIAASFSTNIHRIQQFVNVAEKFERKVVFDGKSILESMRIAKELGYIKIPKAVEIDQSEIAAVPKNKLVFITTGTQGEPMSGLSRISNSVHKGFSVVAGDSVVISADPIPGNEREVANTINRLFKLGANVYYRKADGIHFSGHCSHEDVKFMINLLKPKYFVPLHGEYRHLVAAEKIANECGIRKKNVFILENGAGVQIVEGKMKRIPRIKSGAVIIEGKVMIPVKDTEVEFPAISERREMAYKGMVFVVVSMSKDSKIVNPIYVESRGILFPRGSEGEIIKNTKEKIVETVKKSAKISAQHNELKKQIEKTVKRVFRENVRKTPAVFVITIKKK
- a CDS encoding YlqD family protein; this translates as MNTLRIKQNILVKVIVTEKFKEDYKKELNKQIEAAENKVKGLKSSLAKLVIESAGKKNASYIESLKARIEEERMLQEGLMGELKGKITEIDKLKIDDLFPYTMLEGSIEIKEGDNLWQKVTGAEIVVKDNIVISIKES
- a CDS encoding KH domain-containing protein; amino-acid sequence: MKELVETIVKALVDVPEEVVITEIAGDQAVIYEVKVSDKDIGKVIGKQGRTANALRVIVKAAASKIGKNASVQINSKPKEETMTI
- the rpsP gene encoding 30S ribosomal protein S16, with product MAVKIKLSRVGALHRAAYRLIVTDSRSATDSNFIEIVGFWNPIPEKEEIQLKKDRILDWLKKGAQPTDSVKKILERGNVWKEFMESKKGGSK
- a CDS encoding signal recognition particle receptor subunit alpha — protein: MLIFDNLKINLQNIFKKLRSKGKLSNEDIKNSLREIRVILLEADVNYKIVKEIVNKVAEEAKKQNIVESLTPAEQIITILYNEIKNILGDASPLNIKPNKRNLVMLIGLQGSGKTTTAAKLAKFLKEQGKRPLLIPFDFKRPAAMEQLITLAKNNNLEVFEEMTGNPIPVLKKALAYMETNQFDIGLIDSAGRKEIDTETMEELRTVANTFTINEVLLVLDSTIGQGALKIAEGFEQYIPLTGSIFTKYDSSAKGGSILSFRGVTGKPVKFIGVGEKIDDIEIFHPERVVSKIVGRGDLATLAEKAEQTISREEGKDLFEKIQNDTFDLNDYKNQLEAIKKMGGFSSILSSMPVIPGMNLNTLNDEKMLAKTEAIINGMTKEEKVNPEIIDGSRKKRIAKGSGVTNHEINVFLKNYTMFKKFMQGTKNVKSIDQILKLR
- a CDS encoding sigma factor-like helix-turn-helix DNA-binding protein — translated: MKQEILTPKEKKIRKKIHIRELMETYPGLLTDKENKILSMFTQKNATGANIARKLNISRQAVHDHVRRALTRMENCENKIGNMEKNRKTSIYISKMRKILETAAKETPKQKKALEEALNILKKIEKNI
- the ftsY gene encoding signal recognition particle-docking protein FtsY; protein product: MKLLKTIKKIFEKNDSNSIENIEGFMLENNFGVEFTENFIEKIKEEKVTGKNIEETLKEDIKIILNNTNSKIQFSNSNPTVFLFVGTNGTGKTTSIAKLAHLYKNQGKKIMLVAGDTFRAAASKQLEIWANKLNIPAVMQKEGSDPGAVVFDGLNSAISKNIDILLIDSAGRVETKKNLLQELQKIERVIEKKIGRKPDETLLVLDAYTGQNGIAQIETFSSMVNISGIILTKIDGSSSGGIIIPIIQKYGIPVKFICTGENMEDIEQFNAEAFIEMLSG